In Geoalkalibacter sp., a genomic segment contains:
- the mrdA gene encoding penicillin-binding protein 2 codes for MKNETDVPDLTRRFLLLSLVAVVIFLLLLLRLWYLQVIQAERFQILSERNRIRYMPIAAPRGPIFDRDGQLLVDNRPAFGVSVMRQDIDDRERLLAQLSLLLDVDSETLEARLKAGRRFPFYRPVPMADDVSRDLLERVQENSLDLPGVLVDVHPMRSYPHADVAAHLFGYLGEITERELAQPAGKGYRSGDVIGKSGLEQTLEPFLRGIEGQRLVEVDVLGKELRVLKIQDPVPGNKVYLTLRQDVQLAAERALGEHAGAVVAMDVRSGEILAMASRPSFNPALFARGISGSEWLELLQNPRHPLQNKAIKGQYPPASTFKIVTALAALRAGVATPNTRVDCYGSFTLGNRQFRCWKRTGHGVTDLRKAMRESCDVWFYKVGLDLGIDRLAEMAREMGMGEALGFALAGEKEGLMPTRAWKRKRFNAPWYDGETVIAAIGQGYVLSTPLQLAVMTASVANGGQVLRPQVVKRIEGWDGQVLHEARPEVLKTVDFGASNLAAVQRSLEAAVNDPQATGRASRLDEFKVAGKTGTAQVVRLRDDDRDRASRVTPYRHRDHALFVAYAPADAPQIAVAVVVEHGQSGGGTAAPVARAVLEAYFGLNVSAPEAPAGHFGD; via the coding sequence ATGAAAAATGAAACCGATGTCCCCGATCTGACCCGGCGTTTCCTGCTGCTGTCCCTGGTGGCCGTGGTCATTTTTCTTCTGCTGCTGCTGCGGCTGTGGTACTTGCAGGTCATTCAGGCCGAGCGCTTCCAGATCCTCTCCGAGCGCAACCGGATTCGCTATATGCCCATCGCCGCGCCGCGCGGGCCGATCTTTGATCGCGACGGACAGTTGCTGGTCGACAACCGGCCGGCGTTCGGCGTTTCGGTCATGCGGCAGGACATCGACGATCGCGAACGGTTGCTGGCGCAACTCTCCCTGCTGCTAGACGTTGATTCGGAAACCCTGGAAGCTCGGCTGAAGGCCGGTCGTCGCTTTCCCTTTTATCGGCCGGTGCCCATGGCCGACGACGTGAGTCGCGATCTGCTTGAGCGCGTGCAGGAAAATTCCCTGGATCTGCCGGGGGTCCTGGTCGATGTGCACCCCATGCGCTCCTATCCCCACGCCGACGTCGCCGCCCATCTGTTCGGCTATCTGGGCGAGATCACGGAGCGCGAATTGGCCCAGCCCGCGGGCAAGGGTTATCGCTCGGGGGATGTCATCGGCAAAAGCGGCCTGGAGCAGACTCTCGAACCCTTTCTGCGCGGGATCGAAGGCCAGCGGCTGGTGGAAGTGGATGTGCTGGGCAAGGAATTGCGGGTGCTCAAGATTCAGGATCCCGTTCCCGGCAACAAGGTTTACCTGACGCTGCGTCAGGATGTGCAGTTGGCTGCCGAGCGTGCTCTGGGCGAGCACGCCGGCGCGGTGGTGGCGATGGATGTGCGCAGCGGCGAAATTCTCGCCATGGCCAGCCGTCCATCCTTCAATCCCGCTTTGTTCGCGCGCGGCATCAGCGGCTCCGAATGGCTGGAATTGTTGCAGAACCCCCGGCACCCCCTGCAGAACAAGGCGATCAAGGGGCAGTATCCGCCGGCCTCGACTTTCAAGATCGTCACCGCCCTGGCGGCTTTGCGGGCCGGCGTCGCCACGCCCAACACCCGCGTGGACTGCTACGGCAGTTTCACTCTAGGCAATCGGCAGTTTCGCTGCTGGAAACGCACCGGGCACGGCGTGACGGACTTGCGCAAGGCCATGCGCGAAAGCTGTGACGTCTGGTTTTATAAAGTCGGCCTTGATCTGGGCATCGACCGCCTGGCCGAGATGGCGCGGGAAATGGGCATGGGCGAGGCCCTGGGGTTTGCCCTGGCCGGCGAAAAAGAGGGGCTGATGCCGACGCGGGCCTGGAAGCGCAAGCGCTTCAACGCCCCTTGGTATGACGGTGAAACCGTCATTGCCGCCATTGGCCAGGGCTATGTCCTGAGCACGCCCTTGCAACTTGCCGTCATGACGGCAAGCGTCGCCAATGGCGGGCAGGTTTTGCGTCCGCAGGTGGTCAAGCGCATCGAGGGCTGGGATGGGCAGGTGCTGCACGAGGCCCGGCCGGAAGTGCTCAAAACCGTTGATTTTGGTGCGTCGAACCTCGCCGCCGTGCAACGCAGCCTGGAGGCCGCCGTCAATGATCCTCAGGCGACCGGTCGCGCCAGCCGCCTGGACGAATTCAAGGTGGCGGGCAAAACCGGCACGGCGCAGGTGGTGCGGCTGCGCGACGATGACCGAGACCGCGCCAGTCGCGTGACGCCCTATCGGCATCGCGACCATGCCCTGTTTGTCGCCTATGCCCCGGCCGATGCGCCGCAGATCGCCGTGGCGGTGGTGGTGGAG
- the mreD gene encoding rod shape-determining protein MreD, translating into MKQVLIFVLLGFACALLQTAVFPRFLPPLARPELFVLLIVLLSLGQTAMRGGLIAWLLGLLVDVFAAQTLGLHGFVFLVTFFLIKLTERRLNTESSLLLVLLVFGGTLTLRGLTAITLLMLDEAGRSWRIILRQMPIQALTSALVACALLLLLRWLGRRTGMLEGVPGLRYLDTRYEK; encoded by the coding sequence TTGAAGCAGGTTCTAATTTTCGTGCTGCTCGGTTTTGCCTGCGCGCTGCTGCAAACAGCGGTTTTCCCGCGTTTTCTGCCTCCCCTGGCGCGTCCGGAGTTGTTCGTCCTGCTCATCGTTTTGCTGAGTCTCGGGCAGACGGCGATGCGCGGCGGCCTGATCGCCTGGCTGCTGGGCTTGCTCGTCGATGTTTTTGCCGCCCAGACCTTGGGGCTGCACGGTTTTGTCTTTCTCGTCACGTTTTTTCTCATCAAGCTCACCGAACGTCGCCTGAATACGGAAAGTTCCCTGTTGCTGGTTCTGCTGGTGTTCGGGGGGACCCTGACGTTGCGCGGGTTGACGGCGATCACTCTGCTCATGCTCGACGAAGCCGGGCGCAGTTGGCGGATCATTCTGCGACAAATGCCGATTCAGGCTCTCACCAGCGCCCTGGTTGCCTGCGCTCTGTTGCTCCTGTTGCGCTGGTTGGGCCGGCGCACCGGCATGCTGGAGGGGGTGCCGGGCCTGCGTTACCTCGATACTCGCTATGAAAAATGA
- the mreC gene encoding rod shape-determining protein MreC, with protein MLRKFRPLILGICLVLAALFLYSANLRKKDQTSFFEQAVLTLAAPFQKTFDLAWERVSSGWRDYLWLVDTAQENAHLREENRLLKAELENLREIRLTNERLRELLEFKEEFALTAVPARVIAADATTWSRTVLLDKGTRSGVREGLPVVTPAGVVGRVIKASPGEARVLLITDAASAVASLVQRTRTRGVSRGRGDFLVLDFALRQEDIEVGDRVVTSGTGGVFPKGLLLGEVVRVERGDFGLFQTVEVAPAADFTRLEEVLVLVEEAP; from the coding sequence TTGCTGAGAAAATTTCGGCCGCTGATCCTGGGCATTTGCCTGGTGCTGGCGGCTTTGTTTCTCTATAGTGCCAATTTGCGGAAAAAGGACCAGACGAGCTTTTTTGAGCAGGCGGTTCTGACCCTGGCGGCGCCTTTTCAGAAAACCTTTGATTTGGCCTGGGAGCGGGTGTCTTCCGGGTGGCGCGATTATCTCTGGCTGGTCGATACGGCACAGGAAAATGCTCATCTGCGCGAAGAAAATCGCTTGCTGAAGGCGGAGTTGGAGAATCTCAGGGAAATTCGCCTGACCAATGAACGTCTGCGGGAATTGCTGGAATTCAAGGAAGAATTTGCTCTTACGGCGGTTCCCGCGCGCGTCATCGCGGCGGACGCCACGACCTGGTCGCGAACCGTGCTGCTGGATAAGGGCACGCGTTCCGGGGTGCGCGAGGGTTTGCCCGTGGTGACGCCGGCCGGTGTCGTGGGTCGCGTCATCAAGGCTTCGCCGGGCGAAGCGCGCGTCTTGTTGATCACCGATGCCGCCTCGGCGGTCGCTTCCCTGGTGCAGCGCACTCGAACCCGCGGGGTGAGCCGCGGGCGCGGTGATTTCCTGGTGCTTGACTTCGCCCTGCGGCAGGAAGATATCGAAGTGGGCGATCGGGTTGTCACTTCGGGCACCGGCGGTGTCTTTCCCAAGGGGTTGCTGCTCGGCGAGGTGGTCCGCGTCGAACGAGGGGATTTCGGCCTTTTTCAGACGGTTGAAGTGGCTCCGGCGGCCGACTTCACCCGCCTGGAGGAGGTTCTGGTGCTGGTGGAGGAGGCGCCTTGA
- a CDS encoding rod shape-determining protein: MFNLFNSILGFFSNDLAIDLGTANTLVYLRGKGIVVCEPSVVAVQKDGVGQRRVLAVGMEAKKMLGRTPGSIIAIRPMKDGVIADFDITQEMLRYFIQKVHNRKTLVRPRIVICVPSGITQVEKRAVKESAESAGAREVYLIEEPMAAAIGAGLPITEASGNMIVDIGGGTTEVAVISLAGIVYAKSVRVGGDKIDEAIVQYLKRKYNLLIGERTAEQIKIEIGSAYPDPDGTVHTMEVKGRDLVSGIPKTLEVDSSEIREALSETVNAIVEAVRIALERTPPELAADIVDKGIILAGGGANLRNLDILLREETGLPVVIAEEPLSCVVLGSGKVLDELDLLKRVTVSS; this comes from the coding sequence ATGTTCAACCTGTTCAATTCGATTCTCGGCTTTTTTTCCAACGATCTCGCCATTGACCTGGGGACGGCCAACACACTGGTCTACCTGCGCGGCAAGGGCATCGTTGTTTGTGAACCCTCCGTGGTCGCGGTGCAGAAGGACGGCGTCGGTCAGCGGCGCGTTCTGGCCGTGGGCATGGAAGCCAAGAAAATGCTTGGGCGCACCCCGGGCAGCATCATCGCCATCCGCCCCATGAAGGACGGCGTCATCGCCGATTTCGACATCACCCAGGAAATGCTGCGCTATTTCATCCAGAAGGTGCATAATCGCAAGACCCTGGTCCGCCCGCGCATCGTCATCTGCGTACCCTCGGGCATTACCCAGGTGGAAAAGCGCGCCGTCAAGGAATCGGCCGAATCGGCCGGGGCGCGCGAAGTCTATCTGATCGAGGAGCCCATGGCCGCCGCCATCGGCGCCGGTTTGCCGATCACCGAGGCCTCGGGCAACATGATCGTCGATATCGGCGGCGGCACCACCGAGGTCGCGGTGATCTCCCTGGCGGGCATTGTTTACGCCAAGAGCGTGCGGGTCGGCGGCGACAAGATCGACGAAGCCATTGTTCAGTATCTCAAGCGCAAGTATAATCTGCTCATCGGCGAGCGTACCGCCGAGCAGATCAAGATCGAAATCGGCAGCGCCTATCCCGATCCCGACGGTACGGTGCATACCATGGAGGTCAAGGGACGCGATCTGGTGAGCGGCATCCCCAAGACGCTCGAGGTTGATTCCAGCGAGATCCGCGAAGCCCTCTCCGAAACCGTCAACGCCATCGTCGAGGCGGTGCGCATCGCTCTGGAGCGCACGCCCCCCGAGCTCGCAGCGGATATCGTCGACAAGGGCATCATCCTGGCGGGCGGCGGCGCCAATCTGCGTAATCTCGACATCCTGCTGCGCGAGGAAACCGGCTTGCCGGTGGTGATCGCCGAGGAGCCTCTGTCCTGCGTGGTGTTGGGCTCGGGCAAGGTGCTCGACGAACTCGATCTGCTCAAGCGGGTCACGGTGAGTTCCTGA